The following proteins are encoded in a genomic region of Parus major isolate Abel chromosome 20, Parus_major1.1, whole genome shotgun sequence:
- the PLTP gene encoding phospholipid transfer protein, translated as MAAGSCLLLLLLPSLVIALHSSPGCKIRITSKGLDLVKQEGLRFVEQELQNITVSDLHGNEGQFQYNISQVKVTDLQLAFADLNFQPQQHLVFNINNASISLRFRRQLLYWFFYDIGSINASADGVHIYTVLQLAKDEAGRLKISNMTCNASIARMHAGFSGTLRKVYEFLSTFIVTGMRFLLSQQICPSLEHASMVLLNSLLDTVPVRNYVDEHVGIDYSLLRDPSISTDTLDLDFKGMFFPRVREDQELENHAVEPVIKETERMVYVAFSEYFFDSAMHSYFQAGVLTIELQGEKVPKDLEVLLRATFFGTIFMLSPSVDAPLRLVLQVSAPPRCIIKPSGTSVSVSAFLNISLVPPDRPPVQLSSMAMETKLSAKVFLQGKALRVQLDLRRFRIYSKQSALESLALFSLQAPLKTLLQLTIMPIINERTKKGVQIPLPEGMDFTREVVTNHAGFLTVGADLHFSKGLREVIEKYRPVPTASAYSSSQPTEPSLDPSSL; from the exons ATGGCTGCCGGCAGctgcctccttctcctcctgctgccctcgTTGGTCATAGCCTtgcacagctctcctggctgtAAGATCCGGATTACTTCCAAGGGACTGGACCTGG TGAAGCAGGAGGGGCTGCGCTttgtggagcaggagctgcagaacatCACAGTGTCAGACCTGCATGGAAATGAGGGGCAGTTCCAGTACAACATCAGCCA AGTCAAGGTGACAGACCTGCAGCTGGCCTTTGCGGACCTGAACtttcagccccagcagcaccttgtCTTCAACATCAACAATGCTTCCATCAGCCTACGCTTCCGCAGGCAGCTGCTCTACTGGTTCTT CTACGACATTGGGTCCATCAATGCCTCTGCGGATGGTGTCCACATCTACACAGTGCTGCAGTTGGCCAAGGATGAGGCTGGGCGCCTCAAGATCTCCAATATGACCTGCAATGCCTCCATAGCCAGAATGCATGCTGGCTTTTCTGGCACTCTCAG GAAGGTCTATGAGTTCTTGAGCACCTTCATCGTCACAGGGATGCGCTTCCTCCTCAGCCAGCAG atctgcccatccctggagcatGCCAGCATGGTGCTGCTGAACTCTTTGCTGGACACAGTGCCTG TGAGGAACTATGTGGATGAGCATGTTGGGATTGACTACTCCCTCCTACGGGATCCGTCCATCTCCACTGACACCCTTGACCTCGACTTCAAG GGCATGTTCTTCCCTCGGGTGAGAGaggaccaggagctggagaacCACGCGGTGGAGCCGGTGATTAAGGAGACTGAACGCATGGTTTATGTTGCCTTCTCTGAATATTTCTTCGACTCAGCCATGCACTCGTACTTCCAGGCAGGAGTGCTGACCATAGAGCTCCAGGGGGAGAAG GTGCCCAAGGATCTGGAGGTTTTGCTGAGAGCCACATTCTTTGGAACAATCTTCATGCTG AGCCCTTCTGTGGATGCTCCGCTGCGGCTCGTGCTGCAGGTCTCTGCTCCTCCCCGCTGCATCATCAAACCCTCAGGGACCTCAGtctctgtctctgctttcctgaaCATCTCACTGGTGCCCCCGGACCGTCCTCCTGTCCAGCTCTCCAGCATGGCCATg gaaACCAAGCTGAGTGCCAAGGTATTTCTGCAAGGGAAGGCGTTGCGTGTGCAGCTGGACCTAAGACG GTTTCGCATCTATTCCAAGCAGTCAGCGCTGGAGTCACTTGCG CTGTTCTCACTGCAGGCCCCACTGAAGACCCTGCTGCAACTGACCATCATGCCCATCATTAACG agaGGACAAAGAAGGGGGTGCAGATCCCACTGCCTGAAGGCATGGACTTCACCAGGGAGGTGGTCACCAATCATGCG ggaTTCCTCACAGTGGGAGCTGATCTCCACTTCTCCAAGGGGCTTCGGGAGGTGATTGAGAAATACCGCCCAGTGCCAACTGCTTCTGCCtactccagctcccagcccacagagcccagcctggaCCCCAGCTCACTCTAG
- the CTSA gene encoding lysosomal protective protein has product MGPVLLSSLLLLGLCRAAPPDHEVTYLPGLPKQPSFRHFSGYLCAGPGKYLHYWFVEAQSNPQSSPLVLWLNGGPGCSSMEGFLKEHGPFLIQPDGVTLKYNEYAWNKIANILYVESPAGVGFSYSDDKKYATNDTEVAHNNYLALKDFLRLFPEYSKNDLFLTGESYGGVYIPTLAEWVMQDPSLNLKGIAVGNGLSSYEINDNSLVYFAYYHGLLGTELWKDLQEFCCSQGKCNFHDNSNLNCTLKMGEMIQIVEESGLNIYNLYAPCDGGVPGSMRYEGDYLITHDLGNSFIRMPLRFSWRQNLFRMPVARKKVRMDPPCTNSTAPSMYLNSPEVRKALHISPEAPEWQVCSFDVNRSYKRLYMQMNEQYLKLLGTTKYRILVYNGDVDMACNFLGDEWFVDSLCQKVQVARRPWLYTENGENQIGGFVKEFTNIAFLTVKGAGHMVPTDRPLAAFTMFCRFIKNQPY; this is encoded by the exons ATGGGGCCAGTGTTGCTGTCgtcgctgctgctgctggggttgTGCCGGGCCGCCCCCCCGGACCATGAGGTGACGTACCTGCCCGGGCTGCCAAAGCAGCCCTCCTTCCGCCACTTTTCGGGCTACCTCTGCGCCGGGCCGGGCAAGTACCTGCACTACTG GTTCGTGGAGGCCCAGAGCaatccccagagcagccccctGGTGCTGTGGCTGAACGGgggccctggctgcagctccatggAGGGCTTCCTGAAGGAGCATGGCCCCTTCCTG ATCCAGCCCGATGGGGTCACACTGAAGTACAATGAGTACGCATGGAACAAG ATTGCCAACATCCTCTATGTGGAGTCTCCTGCTGGTGTCGGCTTCTCATACTCTGATGACAAGAAGTATGCCACAAATGACACAGAG GTTGCTCACAACAACTACCTGGCACTGAAGGACTTCCTCCGGCTCTTCCCCGAGTACTCCAAGAATGATCTGTTCCTCACAGGGGAGAGCTATGGAGGGGTCTACATTCCCACACTGGCAGAGTGGGTGATGCAGGACCCCAGCCTCAACCTGAAG GGAATCGCTGTGGGAAACGGCCTCTCATCTTATGAGATCAATGACAACTCCCTGGTTTACTTTGCCTATTACCACGGGCTGCTGGGGACTGA GCTGTGGAAAGACCTTCAGGagttctgctgctcccagggaaaaTGCAACTTCCATGACAACTCCAACCTGAACTGCACACTCAAG ATGGGGGAGATGATTCAGATTGTAGAAGAGTCTGGCCTCAATATTTACAACCTCTATGCCCCATGTGATGGCGGTGTCCCAGGGAGCATGAG GTACGAGGGTGATTATCTCATCACACATGACCTGGGAAACTCCTTCATCCGGATGCCCCTGAGGTTCTCCTGGCGGCAG AACTTGTTCCGGATGCCAGTAGCCCGAAAGAAGGTCCGGATGGACCCACCTTGTACCAACTCCACAGCCCCTAGCATGTATCTGAACTCCCCCGAGGTGCGGAAGGCTCTGCACATCTCCCCTGAGGCCCCAGAGTGGCAGGTGTGCAG CTTTGACGTGAACCGCAGCTACAAGCGCCTGTACATGCAGATGAATGAGCAGTACCTCAAGCTGCTTGGAACCACG AAATACCGGATCCTGGTGTACAATGGGGACGTAGACATGGCTTGCAACTTTCTCGGGGATGAGTGGTTTGTGGATTCCCTGTGCCAGAAG GTGCAGGTGGCTCGTCGGCCCTGGCTCTACACTGAAAATGGTGAGAACCAGATCGGTGGCTTTGTGAAGGAATTCACCAACATTGCTTTCCTCACTGTCAAG GGAGCTGGCCACATGGTGCCCACTGACCGGCCGCTTGCTGCCTTCACCATGTTCTGCCGCTTCATTAAGAACCAGCCTTACTAA
- the NEURL2 gene encoding neuralized-like protein 2 has translation MAAPCRLAARFHHIHGTNIRLDASHTQATRVESFANGLCFSQEPLAPGQIFLVEIEEKELGWCGHLRVGLTAHDPQSLEVVPEYSLPDLVNMGDTWVFAITRNHNRVVVEGEEVQARGQPWEPFLLIQRVRIPRDTLVGRSRPSRYSHILDDLYKMNVLPATARRSRIGVLYAPQPDGTADMHIIINGEDMGPSARGLPTTRPLYAVIDVFASTKSVRVIPVDYGFPSLQTLCRLVIQKHIVHRLAIDGLDLPPLLKSFCQHE, from the exons ATGGCTGCCCCGTGCCGGCTTGCTGCACGCTTCCACCACATCCACGGCACCAACATCCGCCTGGATGCCTCACACACGCAAGCCACACGGGTGGAGAGCTTCGCCAACGGGCTTTGCTTCAGCCAGGAGCCTCTGGCACCTGGGCAGATATTCCTGGTGGAAATtgaggagaaggagctgggctggtgtgGGCACTTGCGTGTGGGACTGACAGCCCACGATCCCCAGAGCCTGGAGGTAGTACCTGAGTACTCGCTGCCGGACCTGGTCAACATGGGAGACACCTGGGTGTTCGCCATCACCCGGAACCACAACCGTGTGGTggtggagggggaggaggtgcaGGCGCgggggcagccctgggagccctTCCTGCTGATCCAGCGGGTGCGGATCCCCCGTGACACGCTGGTGGGGCGCAGCCGGCCCAGCCGCTACAGCCACATCCTGGATGACCTGTACAAGATGAATGTGCTGCCCGCGACCGCCCGGCGCAGCCGCATTGGGGTGCTGTACGCCCCGCAGCCCGATGGCACTGCCGACATGCACATCATCATCAACGGCGAGGACATGGGGCCGAGCGCCAGGGGCCTGCCCACCACCCGCCCGCTCTACGCTGTCATTGACGTCTTTGCCTCCACCAAGAGTGTCCGAGTCATCCCAGTGGATTATGGCT ttcCTTCCCTGCAGACGCTGTGCCGGCTGGTTATCCAGAAACACATTGTGCACCGCCTGGCCATCGATGGCCTGGACTTGCCCCCACTACTCAAGAGCTTCTGCCAACATGAGTGA
- the ZSWIM1 gene encoding LOW QUALITY PROTEIN: zinc finger SWIM domain-containing protein 1 (The sequence of the model RefSeq protein was modified relative to this genomic sequence to represent the inferred CDS: inserted 2 bases in 1 codon; substituted 1 base at 1 genomic stop codon), which produces MQSGSCGRRPSAPVPPRRAVPCEATPRGDGHGPGRRRRSAAGTGTRRDVPAGSGSPELARAFPAAALXLSVFPLCKWLQQLCLEHRTEWLIVIAARQAMGAGTESRQQELLTVLRDLIRLDLLPQLHLHWLLEDGIWXTRTEGSWGESSDFFMELEIVIQRLGQIFSAGLSLESCITTLAQHYKECFSKIPPDAMMLSAPHPDHCAAQAAPQSLPISDSPLAPLVCWSNTSQSSGQASPAMSAALQKQQPVSASLAAVESCVIVPRSPPARQPETPHALLQSEPASSVPVRYCILC; this is translated from the exons ATGCAGAGCGGGAGCTGCGGGCGGCGCCCGAGCGCTCCGGTCCCGCCGCGGCGGGCGGTGCCGTGCGAGGCCACACCGCGCGGGGACGGGCACGGGccggggaggcggcggcggagcgCGGCAGGGACCGGGACGCGCCGCGATGTCCCCGCCGGTAGCGGCAGCCCGGAGCTGGCCCGCGCCTTCCCGGCGGCCGCGTTGTAGCTCTCCGTGTTCCCCCTCTGcaagtggctgcagcagctgtgcctggagcaccGCACCGAGTGGTTGATCGTGATCGCCGCCAGGCAAGCTATGGGTGCAGGCACAGAGAGCcgccagcaggagctgctcaccGTCCTGAGAGACCTCATCAGGCTGGACTTGCTGCCTCAGCTCCACCTTCACTGGCTACTCGAGGATGGGATCTG GACGCGGACAGAAGGCAGCTGGGGGGAGAGCAGCGACTTCTTCATGGAGCTGGAGATTGTCATCCAAAGGTTAGGTCAGATTTTCAGTGCTGGGCTCTCTCTGGAGAGTTGCATCACCACCTTGGCTCAGCACTACAAAGAGTGTTTTTCTAAGATCCCACCTGATGCCATGATGCTCTCTGCTCCCCATCCTGATCActgtgctgctcaggcagcTCCCCAAAGTCTGCCTATTTCAGACTCACCTCTTGCCCCTCTGGTGTGCTGGAGTAACACATCCCAGAGTTCTGGTCAGGCTTCTCCTGCTatgtcagcagctctgcagaagcagcagcctgtgtCAGCTTCTCTTGCAGCTGTTGAGAGTTGTGTGATTGTTCCCCGGAGTCCACCGGCTCGTCAGCCTGAAACACCTCATGCTCTTCTCCAGAGTGAGCCAGCAAGCTCAGTCCCTGTTAGATACTGTATCTTGTGTTAA
- the ACOT8 gene encoding acyl-coenzyme A thioesterase 8, which translates to MAVFAPRMGGASWSAVLVGSRCRSQLAEVMAAPGGAGGAGAGQGSGPPPPGDLRSVLITSVLNLERLEVDLFRGRHHWVPATQHLFGGQIVGQALVAAAHAVSRDEQVHSLHCYFVRTGDPKVPVLYEVERTRTGKSFSVRSVKAIQHGQPIFTCQASFQLSQGSPVQHQFTMPTVPPPEELLTQEELIQKFLQNPNVAERYRKHLTKIQAQDVPIDIKPVNPPDIFSSEPQEPKQLFWVRARGYIGETDMKVHCCVAAYISDYAFLGTALLPHRQYHVKFMVSLDHSMWFHAPFRADHWMLYECESPWAGGCRGLVQGRLWRRDGVLAVTCAQEGVIRVEQTPNQSKL; encoded by the exons ATGGCGGTCTTCGCCCCGCGGATGGGCGGTGCTTCCTGGTCCGCCGTGCTGGTCGGGTCGCGGTGCCGGTCCCAGCTCGCGGAGGTGATGGCGGCTCCGGGCGGCGCCGGTGGGGCTGGAGCGGGGCAGGGATccgggccgccgccgcccggggACCTGCGCAGCGTGCTGATCACCAGTGTGCTGAATCTGGAGCGGCTGGAGGTCGACCTCTTCAG GGGCCGGCACCACTGGGTACCCGCCACGCAGCACCTCTTCGGCGGGCAGATCGTGGGGCAGGCGCTGGTGGCGGCAGCCCATGCCGTGAGCCGCGACGAGCAGGTGCACTCGCTGCACTGCTACTTCGTGCGGACAG GGGACCCCAAGGTGCCAGTGCTGTACGAGGTGGAGCGGACCCGTACAGGGAAGAGTTTCTCTGTTCGTTCCGTAAAGGCCATCCAGCACGGACAGCCGATCTTCACCTGCCAGGCctccttccagctctcccagggaaGCCCAGTGCAGCACCAGTTCACCATGCCGACCGTGCCACCCCCCGAGGAGCTTCTGACACAGGAGGAGCTCATCCAGAAGTTCCTGCA GAATCCTAATGTGGCTGAGAGATACAGGAAGCATCTCACCAAGATCCAAGCTCAGGATGTGCCGATTGACATTAAACCCGTGAACCCACCAGATATATTCAGCTCAGAGCCACAAGAGCCAAAGCAGCTCTTCTGGGTGCGAGCACGAGGCTACATAG GGGAGACTGACATGAAGGTGCATTGCTGTGTGGCCGCCTACATCTCTGACTACGCCTTCCTGGGCACGGCCCTGCTCCCGCATCGGCAGTACCACGTCAAGTTCATGGTGTCCCTTGACCATTCCATGTGGTTCCATGCGCCCTTCAGAGCTGATCACTGGATGCTGTACGAGTGTGAGAGCCCCTGGGCTG GTGGGTGCCGCGGCTTGGTGCAGGGACGGCTGTGGCGCAGGGATGGGGTCCTGGCTGTCACCTGTGCACAGGAAGGTGTCATCAGGGTGGAACAGACACCAAACCAGAGCAAGCTCTAG
- the SNX21 gene encoding sorting nexin-21 isoform X1, translated as MAARILHRLRHALAGEGGREEPAGGGGEAEDCPESSELEDDTEGLSTRLSGTLSFTSHEDEEEEEEGDGASEELEEPPQAPGTAAGTEDGGRCWGEWVSAAERPGSSLLTRQLQELWRRSRGSVAPQRLLFEVTSASVVSERSSKYVLYTIYLIRSGQFDKAPATIARRYSDFEQLNRRLRCRFSCDMAGVAFPRKRLRRNFTAETIAKRSRAFEQFLSHLHSIDEIRRSPEFLEFFFLPDLQAAQRLTCTGMYREALATWANAYRLQDRLGVCSSGRFLLTLAGLAVCHQELDQLSEAHGYCEQALQLLEAQGSHPLLGPFLQAHVHLAWKVGKDKRRSEARLQDLREAGLPLQQQPSLKECLIKEPLE; from the exons ATGGCCGCCCGCATCCTGCACCGGCTGCGGCACGCGCTGGCGGGCGAGGGCGGCCGGGAGGAgccggcgggcggcggcggcgaggCTGAGGATTGCCCGGAGAGCTCGGAGCTGGAGGACGACACCGAGGGGTTGTCGACGCGCCTCAGCGGCACCCTGAGTTTCACCAGCCACGAAGacgaggaggaagaggaggagggggacGGAGCTAgcgaggagctggaggagccgCCGCAGGCGCCGGGGACGGCAGCAGGCACGGAGGACGGAGGCAGGTGCTGGGGTG AGTGGGTCTCTGCGGCGGAGCGTCCCGGCAGCAGCCTGCTGACCcggcagctgcaggagctgtggcgGAGGTCGCGGGGCAGCGTGGCACCGCAGCGGCTGCTCTTCGAGGTCACCAGCGCCAGCGTGGTCAGCGAGCGCTCTTCCAAGTACGTG CTCTACACCATCTACCTGATCCGCTCTGGCCAGTTTGACAAGGCCCCTGCCACCATCGCCCGGCGCTACTCAGACTTCGAGCAGCTGAACCGCCGCCTGCGCTGCCGCTTCAGCTGCGACATGGCCGGCGTCGCCTTCCCTAGGAAGAGACTGCGCCGGAACTTCACTGCTGAGACCATTGCCAAGCGGAGCCGAGCCTTCGAACAGTTCTTGTCCCATCTGCACTCCATCGACGAGATCCGCCGCTCTCCTGAGTTCCTCGAGTTCTTCTTCCTACCGGACCTGCAGGCCGCACAGCGCCTGACCTGCACCGGCATGTACCGCGAGGCCCTGGCCACCTGGGCCAATGCCTACCGGCTGCAGGACCGGCTGGGGGTCTGCAGCTCCGGCCGCTTCCTGCTGACACTGGCTGGACTGGCCGTCTGCCACCAGGAGCTGGACCAGCTCAGTGAGGCCCATGGCTACTGTGAGCAGgcgctgcagctgctggaggcccAGGGCAGCCACCCACTCCTGGGACCCTTCCTGCAGGCCCACGTCCACCTGGCCTGGAAGGTGGGCAAGGACAAGCGGCGCTCGGAGGCCCGGCTGCAGGACCTGCGGGAAGCTGGGttgcccctgcagcagcaacCTTCTCTGAAGGAATGCCTGATCAAGGAACCTCTGGAATAA
- the SNX21 gene encoding sorting nexin-21 isoform X2, whose protein sequence is MAARILHRLRHALAGEGGREEPAGGGGEAEDCPESSELEDDTEGLSTRLSGTLSFTSHEDEEEEEEGDGASEELEEPPQAPGTAAGTEDGEWVSAAERPGSSLLTRQLQELWRRSRGSVAPQRLLFEVTSASVVSERSSKYVLYTIYLIRSGQFDKAPATIARRYSDFEQLNRRLRCRFSCDMAGVAFPRKRLRRNFTAETIAKRSRAFEQFLSHLHSIDEIRRSPEFLEFFFLPDLQAAQRLTCTGMYREALATWANAYRLQDRLGVCSSGRFLLTLAGLAVCHQELDQLSEAHGYCEQALQLLEAQGSHPLLGPFLQAHVHLAWKVGKDKRRSEARLQDLREAGLPLQQQPSLKECLIKEPLE, encoded by the exons ATGGCCGCCCGCATCCTGCACCGGCTGCGGCACGCGCTGGCGGGCGAGGGCGGCCGGGAGGAgccggcgggcggcggcggcgaggCTGAGGATTGCCCGGAGAGCTCGGAGCTGGAGGACGACACCGAGGGGTTGTCGACGCGCCTCAGCGGCACCCTGAGTTTCACCAGCCACGAAGacgaggaggaagaggaggagggggacGGAGCTAgcgaggagctggaggagccgCCGCAGGCGCCGGGGACGGCAGCAGGCACGGAGGACGGAG AGTGGGTCTCTGCGGCGGAGCGTCCCGGCAGCAGCCTGCTGACCcggcagctgcaggagctgtggcgGAGGTCGCGGGGCAGCGTGGCACCGCAGCGGCTGCTCTTCGAGGTCACCAGCGCCAGCGTGGTCAGCGAGCGCTCTTCCAAGTACGTG CTCTACACCATCTACCTGATCCGCTCTGGCCAGTTTGACAAGGCCCCTGCCACCATCGCCCGGCGCTACTCAGACTTCGAGCAGCTGAACCGCCGCCTGCGCTGCCGCTTCAGCTGCGACATGGCCGGCGTCGCCTTCCCTAGGAAGAGACTGCGCCGGAACTTCACTGCTGAGACCATTGCCAAGCGGAGCCGAGCCTTCGAACAGTTCTTGTCCCATCTGCACTCCATCGACGAGATCCGCCGCTCTCCTGAGTTCCTCGAGTTCTTCTTCCTACCGGACCTGCAGGCCGCACAGCGCCTGACCTGCACCGGCATGTACCGCGAGGCCCTGGCCACCTGGGCCAATGCCTACCGGCTGCAGGACCGGCTGGGGGTCTGCAGCTCCGGCCGCTTCCTGCTGACACTGGCTGGACTGGCCGTCTGCCACCAGGAGCTGGACCAGCTCAGTGAGGCCCATGGCTACTGTGAGCAGgcgctgcagctgctggaggcccAGGGCAGCCACCCACTCCTGGGACCCTTCCTGCAGGCCCACGTCCACCTGGCCTGGAAGGTGGGCAAGGACAAGCGGCGCTCGGAGGCCCGGCTGCAGGACCTGCGGGAAGCTGGGttgcccctgcagcagcaacCTTCTCTGAAGGAATGCCTGATCAAGGAACCTCTGGAATAA
- the TNNC2 gene encoding troponin C, skeletal muscle, with translation MTDQQAEARAFLSEEMIAEFKAAFDMFDADGGGDISTKELGTVMRMLGQNPTKEELDAIIEEVDEDGSGTIDFEEFLVMMVRQMKEDAKGKSEEELANCFRIFDRNADGFIDIEELGEILRATGEPVTDDDIEDMMKDSDKNNDGRIDFDEFLKMMEGVQ, from the exons ATG ACGGACCAGCAGGCAGAAGCCCGTGCCTTCCTCAGCGAGGAGATGATTGCGG AGTTCAAAGCCGCCTTCGACATGTTTGATGCTGATGGTGGTGGTGACATCAGCACCAAAGAGCTGGGGACGGTGATGAGAATGCTGGGCCAGAACCCCACCAAAGAGGAGTTGGATGCCATCATTGAGGAGGTGGACGAGGATG GCAGCGGCACCATCGACTTTGAGGAGTTCTTGGTCATGATGGTGCGCCAGATGAAAGAGGATGCCAAAGGCAAgtctgaggaggagctggccaACTGCTTCCGCATCTTTGACCG GAATGCGGATGGGTTCATTGACATTGAGGAGCTGGGTGAGATCCTGAGAGCCACTGGGGAGCCTGTCACTGATGACGACATAGAGGACATGATGAAGGACTCAGACAAGAACAATGACGGTCGCATAGACTTTGATG AGTTCCTGAAGATGATGGAGGGTGTGCAGTAA